Proteins encoded by one window of Micromonospora coxensis:
- a CDS encoding family 43 glycosylhydrolase: MPSRRRLLAAAVGAVTVFGMAVAGITSASADQQQAPKTSTAAAVTSGNPIVKNIRGADPDVHVWDGRVWMYTSQDRPPIDSSTNYSGMDGYHVFSSTDMVNWTDHGEILHSRDVSWGSRGYMWAPGAARKGTTNYLFYPHKDKNGTWRIGVATANSPAGPFADSGRHIPDISGIDPMVLQDGSNYYLYWSGWKNEGGHTKHIPYVAKLKSNMTELAESPRAVDYGATNHKEGIFVFKKGTTYYFTYTDWQGETDQGFWATGSSPYGPFGGAGQLKGAVGPKPAGAQDHHSIIRYADKWYYFYHVGNYTNAAGEPGAGYRRNASVDYLHFRTDGGLKKVVHTTTGVNKVTSPDGGTPPGAPGRIQAEDFTSQTGGVRIETTAGADGRSIGYLTDGSSVSYEVDITATGRHQMTFRYASAAAGGRIGVEQGQTQVGATTAAGTGGWTAWRTVTADVDLKAGTKQRVTLTFEGDGGYLINLDRFDIVRR; this comes from the coding sequence GTGCCCAGTAGAAGGAGGCTGCTCGCCGCAGCCGTCGGCGCCGTCACCGTGTTCGGGATGGCGGTCGCCGGCATCACCTCCGCCAGCGCCGATCAGCAGCAGGCCCCCAAGACCAGCACCGCCGCCGCGGTCACCTCCGGCAACCCGATCGTGAAGAACATCAGAGGCGCCGATCCGGATGTCCACGTGTGGGACGGCAGGGTGTGGATGTACACCTCCCAGGACCGACCGCCGATCGACTCCTCGACGAACTACTCAGGGATGGACGGCTACCACGTCTTCTCCTCCACCGACATGGTCAACTGGACCGACCACGGCGAGATCCTGCACTCCCGAGACGTCAGCTGGGGTTCGCGCGGCTACATGTGGGCGCCGGGCGCGGCCCGCAAGGGCACGACGAACTACCTGTTCTACCCGCACAAGGACAAGAACGGGACCTGGCGGATCGGTGTGGCCACCGCGAACAGCCCGGCGGGGCCGTTCGCCGACAGCGGCCGCCACATCCCGGACATCTCCGGGATCGACCCGATGGTCCTGCAGGACGGCAGCAACTACTACCTGTACTGGAGCGGCTGGAAGAACGAAGGCGGGCACACCAAGCACATCCCGTATGTCGCCAAGCTCAAGAGCAACATGACCGAACTGGCGGAGAGCCCGAGAGCGGTCGACTACGGCGCGACGAACCACAAGGAGGGCATCTTCGTCTTCAAGAAGGGCACCACGTACTACTTCACCTACACCGACTGGCAGGGCGAGACCGATCAGGGCTTCTGGGCCACCGGCAGCTCACCGTACGGGCCGTTCGGCGGCGCGGGCCAGCTCAAGGGAGCGGTCGGACCGAAGCCGGCCGGGGCGCAGGACCACCACTCGATCATCCGGTACGCCGACAAGTGGTACTACTTCTACCACGTCGGCAACTACACCAACGCCGCCGGCGAGCCCGGTGCCGGATACCGCCGCAACGCCTCGGTGGACTACCTGCACTTCCGGACCGACGGCGGCCTGAAGAAGGTCGTGCACACCACGACGGGGGTGAACAAGGTGACCTCGCCGGACGGCGGCACCCCGCCAGGCGCCCCCGGCCGGATCCAGGCCGAGGACTTCACCTCGCAGACGGGCGGCGTCCGCATCGAGACCACCGCCGGCGCCGACGGGCGCAGCATCGGGTACCTCACCGACGGCTCCTCGGTCAGCTACGAGGTGGACATCACCGCCACCGGACGCCACCAGATGACCTTCCGCTACGCATCGGCGGCGGCAGGCGGCCGGATCGGCGTCGAGCAGGGCCAGACGCAGGTCGGTGCCACGACCGCCGCCGGCACCGGCGGCTGGACAGCCTGGCGTACCGTCACCGCCGACGTCGACCTCAAGGCCGGCACGAAGCAGCGCGTCACCCTCACCTTCGAGGGCGACGGCGGCTACCTGATCAACCTGGACCGGTTCGACATCGTCCGGCGCTGA
- a CDS encoding cellulose binding domain-containing protein: protein MARTLRLPTARSASAATVVAVLLAAATAPVLLAPPAAAASTTSCAAAYRVVGQWSGGFQAEVTVTNTGTAPLAGWRLTWSFSNGEKISQAWNATVAQDGSTVTATNATFNANLAPATATTLGLLGTAAQNVQPVTLTCTDPAGAPSTPTPSPSDPSTPPDGPPDADCDHASFCDGFETQEGSTPGGAWTVSRPHCQGSGTATVDSTIAHSGSRSVRVDGRAGYCNHVFVRPVADLTTVGSVWHVRFWVRHSTPLPGGHVTLAALRDDADGGRDLRLGGQTGALQWNRESDDATVPVQSPAGVAQSTPLRTGVWNCVSFTVDGTSGTMSTSVNGAVVPGLVVDGTPTAEVDQQWSVRDWRPALADVRFGWESYGGGDDTLWFDDVTVSAHPLGC, encoded by the coding sequence ATGGCCCGTACCCTCCGGCTGCCGACCGCACGGTCGGCGTCGGCCGCGACCGTCGTCGCGGTCCTGCTCGCCGCCGCGACCGCACCCGTGCTGCTCGCCCCACCCGCCGCCGCCGCGTCGACGACCTCGTGCGCGGCGGCCTATCGGGTCGTCGGCCAATGGTCCGGCGGATTCCAGGCCGAGGTCACCGTCACCAACACCGGGACCGCTCCCCTCGCGGGCTGGCGGCTGACCTGGTCCTTCTCGAACGGCGAGAAGATCAGCCAGGCGTGGAACGCCACCGTGGCCCAGGACGGGTCGACGGTGACCGCGACCAACGCCACCTTCAACGCGAATCTGGCGCCGGCGACGGCGACCACCCTCGGCCTCCTGGGCACCGCCGCGCAGAACGTCCAGCCGGTGACGCTCACCTGCACCGACCCCGCCGGCGCCCCGAGCACCCCCACACCGTCACCGTCCGACCCGTCCACGCCGCCGGACGGTCCCCCGGACGCCGACTGCGACCACGCGAGTTTCTGCGACGGGTTCGAGACGCAGGAGGGCAGCACGCCGGGCGGCGCCTGGACCGTGAGCCGGCCGCATTGCCAGGGATCCGGCACGGCCACGGTCGACTCCACGATCGCCCACTCCGGCTCCAGGTCGGTCCGGGTGGACGGCCGTGCCGGCTACTGCAACCACGTGTTCGTCCGACCGGTGGCCGACCTCACCACGGTGGGCAGCGTCTGGCACGTCCGCTTCTGGGTCCGCCACAGCACCCCGCTGCCCGGCGGCCACGTGACCCTCGCCGCGTTGCGGGACGACGCCGACGGCGGCCGGGACCTGCGCCTCGGCGGGCAGACCGGCGCGCTGCAGTGGAACCGCGAATCGGACGACGCCACCGTACCCGTGCAGAGCCCGGCGGGGGTCGCGCAGAGCACGCCCCTGCGGACCGGGGTGTGGAACTGCGTCTCGTTCACCGTGGACGGCACGTCCGGGACGATGTCCACCAGCGTGAATGGCGCCGTGGTCCCGGGCCTGGTCGTCGACGGGACGCCGACCGCCGAGGTCGATCAGCAGTGGAGCGTACGCGACTGGCGTCCCGCGCTCGCCGACGTGCGGTTCGGCTGGGAGAGCTACGGCGGCGGTGACGACACCCTGTGGTTCGACGACGTCACCGTCTCGGCGCACCCACTGGGGTGTTGA
- a CDS encoding LacI family DNA-binding transcriptional regulator: MMRTQPTVQQIAAAANVSPATVSRVLTGSVRVTTGARQRVYAAMNQLGYVRRSVRKPERNPPVVALVVCEPMARVFADPFFARLATGAETELAVHGSPMPILTVTRDNLPAIERYLLTDGADGVLLVGGYGHQQVGRAVAASGVPVRAVGRPADLADVPYVDVDNRGGARTAVRHLLRSGRRTVAMIAGPRDMPAAADRLAGYREAMAEAGAEPAAIAYGDFTQASGTHAMQWLIGRVPTVDAVFVASDAMAVGALHALRRAGRAVPDAVAVVGFDDAPMAALVQPALTTVRQPVEQLGRIACRLLLADVTEERPTSGTVILPTELVRRRSA, encoded by the coding sequence ATGATGCGCACGCAGCCGACCGTTCAACAGATCGCCGCGGCGGCCAATGTGTCGCCGGCTACCGTGTCCCGGGTGCTCACCGGCTCGGTCCGGGTGACAACCGGCGCACGGCAGCGTGTGTATGCGGCGATGAACCAGTTGGGATACGTACGGCGCAGTGTCCGGAAGCCGGAGCGGAACCCGCCGGTGGTGGCCCTGGTGGTGTGCGAGCCGATGGCCCGCGTGTTCGCCGACCCGTTCTTCGCGCGGTTGGCCACCGGGGCCGAGACCGAACTGGCGGTGCACGGATCACCCATGCCCATCCTCACGGTGACCCGCGACAACCTGCCGGCGATCGAGCGCTACCTGCTCACCGACGGCGCCGACGGCGTCCTCCTGGTCGGCGGGTACGGCCACCAGCAGGTGGGGCGGGCGGTGGCCGCCTCCGGTGTGCCGGTGCGCGCCGTCGGTCGGCCGGCCGATCTCGCCGATGTCCCCTATGTGGACGTGGACAACCGAGGTGGCGCGCGCACGGCGGTGCGTCACCTGCTGCGTTCCGGACGGCGTACCGTCGCCATGATCGCAGGGCCGCGTGACATGCCGGCCGCCGCGGATCGCCTCGCGGGATATCGTGAGGCGATGGCGGAGGCCGGCGCGGAACCGGCCGCCATCGCGTACGGTGACTTCACTCAGGCCTCGGGCACGCACGCCATGCAATGGTTGATCGGCCGGGTACCGACAGTCGACGCGGTCTTCGTCGCGTCGGATGCGATGGCGGTCGGGGCGCTGCACGCGCTCCGACGAGCCGGTCGCGCCGTGCCCGACGCTGTAGCAGTGGTCGGCTTCGACGACGCGCCCATGGCCGCGCTGGTCCAGCCGGCTCTGACCACCGTCCGCCAACCGGTCGAGCAGTTGGGCAGGATCGCCTGCCGGTTGCTGCTGGCCGACGTCACCGAGGAACGACCCACCAGTGGCACCGTCATCCTTCCCACCGAACTCGTCCGTCGCCGGTCCGCCTGA
- a CDS encoding cellulase family glycosylhydrolase, giving the protein MSLRKSVRGVALAACVAVGLSASATATAATAASPQASPALAADAAAPIADWLHTEGNKIVDEAGNQVWLTGVNWFGFNATERVFHGLWSGNIDTITRQMAERGINIVRVPISTQLLLEWKAGQTVMPNVNLSANPELAGKNNLQIFDHWLELCERYGLKVMLDVHSAEADNSGHVYPVWWKGTITSEQFYQGWEWVTARYRTNDTIVAMDIKNEPHGTPGNPPRAKWDSSTDQDNFKHACQTAGRRILAINPKVLILCEGIEVYPRPGETWESPNTDPDRSPNYFYNWWGGNLRGAKDHPVDLGANQDQLVYSPHDYGPLVYEQPWFQGDFDKTSLTNDVWRPNWLYLHEERTAPLLIGEWGGRLGQDARQDKWLKALRDLMGEYKLHHTFWCLNPNSGDTGGLLLDDWRTWDETKYNQILKPVLWQHNGKFVSLDHQVRLGGNASTTGINLTERYADGSEDDDVAPTAPGRPVATDVTANAATLTWAASSDNVGVTSYEVLRAVGTGPATVVATVSGTTHRVGNLTGDTTYTFTVRARDAAGNVSAVSPGRTVTTPSGGGGDGGCAATYTVSNAWQGGFQGQIQVRNTGTAEVNSWKVTWTNPSGTSISSVWNGKWTVSGGKNTVSNEPYNGKLAPEAATSFGFTGAGAGTAPADLTCAAS; this is encoded by the coding sequence ATGTCGCTGAGAAAATCGGTGCGCGGCGTCGCACTGGCGGCCTGTGTGGCCGTCGGTCTGTCGGCTTCCGCGACCGCTACGGCCGCCACGGCCGCTTCACCCCAGGCGTCGCCGGCGTTGGCAGCCGACGCCGCGGCACCCATCGCCGACTGGCTGCACACCGAAGGCAACAAGATCGTCGACGAGGCCGGCAACCAGGTCTGGCTCACCGGCGTCAACTGGTTCGGCTTCAACGCCACCGAGCGGGTCTTCCACGGCCTGTGGAGCGGCAACATCGACACCATCACCCGCCAGATGGCCGAGCGCGGCATCAACATCGTCCGGGTGCCGATCTCCACCCAGCTGCTGCTGGAGTGGAAGGCCGGCCAGACGGTGATGCCGAACGTCAACCTCTCGGCCAACCCGGAGCTGGCCGGGAAGAACAACCTGCAGATCTTCGACCACTGGCTGGAGCTGTGCGAGAGGTACGGCCTGAAGGTCATGCTCGACGTGCACAGCGCCGAGGCCGACAACTCCGGCCACGTCTACCCGGTGTGGTGGAAGGGCACCATCACCTCGGAGCAGTTCTACCAGGGCTGGGAATGGGTCACCGCCCGGTACCGGACCAACGACACCATCGTCGCGATGGACATCAAGAACGAACCCCACGGCACCCCGGGCAACCCCCCGCGCGCCAAGTGGGACTCCAGTACCGACCAGGACAACTTCAAGCACGCCTGCCAGACCGCCGGGCGACGCATTCTGGCGATCAACCCCAAGGTGCTCATCCTCTGTGAAGGCATCGAGGTCTACCCCCGACCCGGTGAGACCTGGGAGTCGCCGAACACCGACCCCGACCGCAGCCCCAACTACTTCTACAACTGGTGGGGCGGCAACCTGCGCGGCGCCAAGGACCACCCGGTCGACCTCGGCGCCAACCAGGACCAGCTCGTCTACTCCCCGCACGACTACGGACCGCTGGTCTACGAGCAGCCGTGGTTCCAGGGCGACTTCGACAAGACCTCGCTGACCAACGACGTGTGGCGGCCCAACTGGCTCTACCTGCACGAGGAGAGGACCGCGCCGCTGCTCATCGGCGAGTGGGGCGGCCGGCTCGGTCAGGACGCCCGGCAGGACAAGTGGCTCAAGGCGCTGCGCGACCTGATGGGCGAGTACAAGCTGCACCACACCTTCTGGTGCCTCAACCCCAACTCCGGGGACACCGGCGGCCTGCTGCTGGACGACTGGAGAACCTGGGACGAGACGAAGTACAACCAGATCCTCAAGCCGGTGCTCTGGCAGCACAACGGCAAGTTCGTCAGCCTCGACCACCAGGTGCGCCTCGGCGGCAACGCGTCGACGACGGGCATCAACCTCACCGAGCGCTACGCCGACGGCAGCGAGGACGACGACGTCGCCCCGACCGCCCCGGGTCGCCCCGTCGCCACCGACGTCACCGCCAACGCGGCCACCCTCACCTGGGCGGCGTCGAGCGACAACGTCGGCGTCACCTCCTACGAGGTGCTGCGCGCCGTCGGCACCGGGCCGGCCACCGTCGTCGCCACCGTCTCCGGCACCACGCACCGCGTCGGCAACCTGACCGGCGACACCACGTACACGTTCACCGTGCGGGCCCGCGACGCGGCGGGCAACGTCTCGGCGGTCTCGCCGGGGCGTACCGTGACCACCCCGTCGGGTGGCGGTGGTGACGGCGGCTGCGCCGCGACGTACACCGTGAGCAACGCGTGGCAGGGCGGGTTCCAGGGCCAGATCCAGGTGCGCAACACCGGCACCGCCGAGGTCAACAGCTGGAAGGTCACCTGGACCAACCCGAGCGGCACCAGCATCTCCTCGGTCTGGAACGGCAAGTGGACCGTCTCCGGTGGCAAGAACACCGTCAGCAACGAGCCGTACAACGGCAAGCTGGCACCCGAGGCCGCCACCTCCTTCGGCTTCACCGGCGCCGGCGCGGGCACCGCCCCGGCCGACCTGACCTGCGCCGCCTCGTGA
- a CDS encoding S8 family peptidase, which produces MSQPFARRLRAAAAGLLTVTMVTAAAGSPATAAPAPGQIRYAGGTTAVPDSYIVVLKDRAVAHRADARTAATRAASGLASRYGATAVGHVYSAAIVGFEARLSHRAARQLAADPTVAYVEQNHVVTASDVQVDPHWNLDRIDQRAAAPLDARYHYTSSGQGVTAYILDTGIRKTHVEFEGRAVDGFDAIDGSLPADDCEGHGTHVAGTVGGRTYGVAKKVRLVSVRVLDCRGRATIDQVIAGIDWVTADHRAGEPAVANMSLGGSRSDAQNDAVTNSIADGVSYAIAAGNSAVDACQISPASTPEAITVGATWQDDSRTWFSNVGPCLDIFAPGVAVKSAYTGGDTWTRVMVGTSQAAPHVAGTAARVLSAHPSWTPAQVHAYLMANATAGTIPDPGPGSPNRVLYAPPAL; this is translated from the coding sequence ATGAGCCAACCCTTCGCCCGACGGCTGAGAGCGGCTGCTGCCGGCCTTCTCACCGTCACCATGGTCACCGCTGCCGCCGGCAGTCCGGCGACCGCCGCGCCAGCACCCGGCCAGATCCGGTACGCCGGAGGGACCACCGCCGTACCGGACAGCTACATCGTGGTGCTGAAGGACCGCGCCGTCGCCCACCGCGCGGACGCCCGCACGGCGGCGACGCGCGCCGCGAGCGGCCTGGCGTCGCGGTACGGGGCCACGGCCGTCGGACACGTCTACAGCGCCGCGATCGTCGGCTTCGAGGCACGGCTGTCGCATCGGGCCGCCCGGCAGCTCGCGGCAGACCCCACGGTCGCATACGTCGAGCAGAACCATGTCGTCACCGCGTCCGACGTGCAGGTCGACCCGCACTGGAACCTCGACCGCATCGACCAACGGGCCGCCGCCCCGCTCGACGCTCGTTACCACTACACCAGTTCGGGCCAGGGCGTCACCGCGTACATCCTCGACACCGGAATCCGGAAGACCCACGTGGAGTTCGAGGGCCGTGCCGTCGACGGCTTCGACGCCATCGACGGATCACTGCCGGCCGACGACTGCGAAGGTCACGGCACGCACGTCGCCGGCACCGTCGGCGGCAGGACGTACGGCGTGGCCAAGAAGGTGCGCCTGGTGAGCGTGCGCGTCCTCGACTGCCGGGGTCGAGCCACCATCGACCAGGTCATCGCCGGCATCGACTGGGTGACCGCCGACCACCGGGCCGGCGAGCCGGCCGTGGCGAACATGAGCCTCGGCGGCTCCCGCAGCGACGCCCAGAACGACGCCGTGACCAACTCCATCGCCGACGGGGTGAGCTACGCGATCGCGGCCGGCAATTCCGCTGTCGACGCGTGTCAGATATCGCCGGCCTCCACCCCGGAGGCGATCACCGTCGGCGCCACCTGGCAGGACGACAGCCGTACCTGGTTCTCGAACGTCGGTCCGTGTCTGGACATCTTCGCCCCCGGGGTCGCCGTCAAGTCGGCCTACACGGGCGGCGACACCTGGACCCGGGTCATGGTCGGTACCTCGCAGGCCGCTCCGCACGTCGCCGGCACCGCTGCCCGGGTGCTCAGCGCACATCCCTCCTGGACGCCGGCACAGGTGCACGCGTACCTGATGGCCAATGCCACGGCCGGCACCATCCCCGACCCCGGACCCGGCTCACCGAACCGGGTCCTGTACGCACCGCCCGCGCTGTGA
- a CDS encoding serine/threonine-protein kinase, with amino-acid sequence MLERIGAGGMSVIWRAVDLDLDRFVAIKLPGPERGVPVDRDALARNEARTVAAVSHPDAVVVHDVGQASAPDGTTVTYLVLQMVTGESLLDVLAAGPIGWHRAAGVAARLATVLAAVHAQGVVHRDVTPDNVMVDDDNVKLLDFGIAARIGERPARSWTFGTPPYLAPERLADAAADPAADIYSLGALLVEMLTGQPPDGPVRLPADVPAELAQLCRRCLETEPTRRPSAAEVAADLTALARPALSPPPPSERVLRVTAPIEVAVTAAPERAGIDDRRRRAFPIAVAAMLVVTALAVTTVALLLTRPPAPRHAATLPAPAVSPPPLSPPSRIAPTTGSPRTAEPNRRTRTRSASAPPTAAAATPRASTPAASPALSLTRAADELHGLLRRGVADGTVTAGAAQKIGAQVDNVVNNRGARPENLAQLISDLRRSVADEIRDGGVSPAAATALDAAVERVARAVDGLATAPG; translated from the coding sequence TTGTTGGAACGTATCGGCGCCGGCGGCATGTCGGTGATCTGGCGGGCGGTCGATCTGGATCTGGACCGCTTCGTCGCGATCAAACTGCCGGGACCGGAGCGGGGGGTACCGGTGGACCGGGACGCGCTCGCCCGCAACGAGGCACGGACCGTGGCGGCGGTGTCGCATCCCGACGCGGTCGTCGTGCACGACGTGGGCCAGGCGAGCGCGCCCGACGGCACGACGGTGACCTACCTCGTCCTGCAGATGGTGACCGGTGAGTCCCTGCTCGACGTCCTGGCCGCCGGCCCGATCGGCTGGCACCGGGCGGCGGGTGTCGCCGCCCGACTGGCCACGGTGCTGGCCGCCGTCCACGCGCAGGGCGTCGTACATCGGGACGTCACCCCGGACAACGTGATGGTGGACGACGACAACGTCAAGCTGCTCGACTTCGGGATCGCTGCCCGGATCGGGGAGCGCCCGGCGCGGAGCTGGACGTTCGGTACGCCTCCGTACCTCGCACCCGAGCGGCTCGCCGACGCTGCCGCCGATCCGGCGGCTGACATCTACTCCCTGGGCGCCCTGCTCGTCGAGATGCTCACCGGGCAGCCGCCGGACGGTCCGGTCAGGCTGCCCGCGGACGTCCCTGCGGAGTTGGCGCAGCTGTGCCGGCGGTGCCTGGAAACGGAGCCGACCCGACGCCCCTCGGCCGCCGAGGTGGCTGCCGACCTGACCGCCTTGGCCCGCCCGGCCCTCTCCCCTCCCCCGCCGTCCGAGAGGGTCCTGCGGGTCACCGCGCCGATCGAGGTGGCGGTGACAGCTGCGCCGGAGCGGGCCGGCATCGACGACCGGCGAAGGAGAGCGTTCCCGATCGCCGTGGCGGCGATGCTGGTCGTGACGGCCCTGGCGGTGACCACGGTCGCCCTCCTGCTCACCCGGCCGCCGGCGCCCCGGCATGCGGCAACCCTGCCCGCACCGGCGGTGTCCCCACCGCCGCTGTCCCCACCGTCACGCATCGCCCCCACGACCGGGTCGCCACGGACGGCCGAGCCGAACCGGCGGACGCGCACGAGGAGCGCGAGTGCTCCACCGACCGCCGCGGCGGCCACACCGAGGGCCAGCACACCCGCCGCCTCGCCCGCCCTCTCCCTCACCCGCGCGGCCGACGAGCTACATGGCCTGCTCCGCCGCGGCGTCGCCGACGGCACCGTCACGGCAGGGGCGGCGCAGAAGATCGGCGCACAGGTGGACAACGTGGTGAACAACCGGGGCGCCCGGCCCGAGAATCTGGCCCAGCTGATCTCCGACCTGCGCCGCAGCGTCGCCGACGAGATCCGGGACGGTGGTGTGTCGCCAGCTGCGGCCACCGCGCTGGATGCCGCCGTCGAGCGGGTTGCCAGGGCGGTGGACGGCCTCGCCACGGCGCCGGGCTGA